Proteins encoded in a region of the Paenibacillus sp. E222 genome:
- the thyA gene encoding thymidylate synthase: MKNYLDLLQDILDTGVHKGDRTGTGTQSVFGRQLRYDLSEGFPLVTTKRIHLKSVIHELLWFLSGDTNIAYLKENGVKIWDDWADENGDLGPVYGSQWRTWEAPNGEKIDQIAAVIDSIKNNPDSRRHLVSAWNVAEINHMKLPPCHFAFQFYVAEGKLSCMLTMRSVDTFLGLPFNIASYALLTHMIAQQCDLEVGEFIWSGGDVHIYSNHVEQVKTQLEREPFALPKLVIKRKPDSIFDYTFDDFEFENYQHHPGIKAPIAV; this comes from the coding sequence TTGAAAAACTATCTCGATTTATTACAGGATATCTTGGATACAGGTGTGCATAAAGGAGATCGCACCGGAACTGGAACACAGTCGGTATTTGGCAGACAGCTCCGTTATGATTTGTCCGAAGGGTTCCCGCTGGTAACAACCAAACGAATCCATCTGAAATCAGTCATTCATGAGTTGTTGTGGTTTTTGAGTGGGGATACGAACATAGCCTATCTGAAGGAAAACGGTGTGAAGATCTGGGACGATTGGGCCGACGAGAATGGCGACCTGGGTCCGGTATATGGATCACAATGGCGTACTTGGGAAGCACCTAACGGAGAGAAGATCGATCAGATTGCTGCTGTTATTGATTCGATCAAAAATAATCCGGATTCACGGCGTCACCTCGTTAGCGCCTGGAATGTGGCGGAGATTAACCACATGAAACTGCCTCCTTGTCATTTCGCGTTTCAGTTCTACGTGGCTGAGGGTAAACTATCATGTATGCTTACCATGCGTTCTGTAGATACGTTCCTCGGACTGCCATTTAACATTGCCAGCTATGCGCTGCTGACACATATGATTGCACAGCAGTGTGATCTTGAAGTGGGAGAGTTCATCTGGTCCGGTGGGGACGTTCATATCTACTCAAACCATGTGGAACAAGTGAAAACTCAGCTGGAGCGTGAGCCATTTGCGCTGCCTAAGTTGGTAATCAAGCGCAAGCCGGATTCCATTTTCGATTATACGTTTGATGATTTTGAGTTTGAGAACTATCAGCATCATCCGGGTATTAAAGCTCCGATTGCAGTATAA
- a CDS encoding dihydrolipoamide acetyltransferase family protein: protein MAKFEYKFPELGEGLHEGEIIKMHIKVGDKVTDDDIIMEVQNDKAVVEVPCPVNGTVTEVFAKDGQVCHVGEVVAIIDAEGELPEQDDAPAGEQEKDAAQGGADTSGSSAAASSSDAAKEGGNNSVPAVPAKDVLATPSVRKFAREQGVDIAQVNGTGNNGKVTKEDVESFKNGGGSSAAASSAAPAQEEKKSAAPAAAAADQRVEEERVPFKGIRKAIANAMVKSAYTAPHVTIMDEVDVTELVAFRTRMKPIAEKKGTKVTYLPFIVKALVAASREFPALNAMIDEEANEIVYKKYYNIGIATDTDNGLIVPVIKDADRKSIWMIADSIRDLAARGRDGKLSANEMRGSTISISNIGSAGGMFFTPIINFPEVAILGTGRISEKAVIKNGEVVAAPVMALSLSFDHRIIDGATAQNFMNYIKQLLANPELLVMEV, encoded by the coding sequence TTGGCTAAATTTGAATACAAATTCCCTGAACTGGGCGAAGGCCTTCACGAAGGCGAAATCATCAAGATGCACATCAAAGTCGGTGATAAAGTAACTGACGACGATATCATCATGGAAGTACAGAATGACAAAGCGGTCGTTGAAGTACCTTGTCCGGTTAACGGCACAGTAACAGAAGTATTCGCAAAAGATGGCCAAGTTTGCCACGTTGGCGAAGTTGTTGCAATCATCGACGCTGAAGGCGAGCTTCCTGAGCAAGACGACGCTCCTGCAGGCGAGCAAGAAAAAGATGCAGCTCAAGGTGGAGCTGACACAAGCGGTTCTTCCGCAGCAGCTTCCAGCTCGGATGCAGCAAAAGAAGGCGGAAACAACAGCGTTCCGGCAGTACCTGCCAAAGACGTTCTGGCAACACCAAGCGTGCGCAAATTTGCCCGCGAACAAGGCGTAGACATCGCTCAGGTTAACGGTACTGGCAACAACGGTAAAGTTACCAAAGAAGATGTTGAATCCTTCAAAAACGGTGGCGGTTCTTCCGCAGCGGCATCTTCCGCAGCTCCGGCTCAAGAAGAGAAAAAATCCGCAGCACCAGCAGCAGCTGCAGCTGATCAACGTGTGGAAGAAGAGCGCGTACCATTCAAAGGTATCCGTAAAGCAATTGCCAATGCGATGGTTAAATCGGCTTACACAGCACCTCACGTTACAATCATGGACGAAGTGGACGTAACTGAGCTGGTTGCTTTCCGTACTCGCATGAAACCTATTGCTGAGAAAAAAGGTACAAAAGTTACTTATCTGCCATTCATCGTTAAAGCTCTGGTTGCAGCTTCCCGTGAGTTCCCAGCATTGAACGCTATGATTGATGAAGAAGCTAATGAAATTGTATACAAAAAATACTACAACATCGGTATCGCTACAGATACAGACAACGGCCTGATCGTTCCTGTTATCAAAGATGCTGATCGTAAATCCATCTGGATGATCGCTGATTCCATTCGTGATCTGGCAGCTCGTGGCCGCGATGGCAAATTGAGCGCGAACGAAATGAGAGGAAGCACAATCTCCATCAGTAACATCGGTTCTGCTGGCGGTATGTTCTTCACTCCGATCATCAACTTCCCTGAAGTTGCAATTCTCGGAACTGGACGCATCAGCGAAAAAGCCGTTATCAAAAATGGCGAAGTTGTTGCAGCACCTGTAATGGCTCTTTCCCTGAGCTTCGACCACCGTATCATCGATGGCGCAACAGCACAAAACTTTATGAATTACATTAAACAGCTGCTCGCTAACCCTGAGCTGCTTGTTATGGAGGTGTAA
- a CDS encoding esterase family protein, whose product MTDSRYLKRTIVKEEIESRYLGEKRTLRIYLPPGYNELLSYPVVYCQDGEEFFNFGRIATTANRIILDEGAEPFIIVGVQVDVSVRTQEYAPFGDRFKAYTSCFAEEIIPYVEEKYPVRRSPQERVLAGDSLGGSVSLHLALLYPDLFTRVISMSGAFYSASQEIYAAAEDLSWLSIWMIVGLQETAFEADTGTYDFVQLNRDTRDLLEKRGALVSYQEKDGHHQWGFWQNELPEALLYFFQEN is encoded by the coding sequence ATGACGGATTCCCGCTATTTGAAACGCACGATTGTGAAGGAAGAGATTGAGAGCCGCTATCTCGGAGAGAAGCGAACACTACGAATTTATCTTCCCCCAGGTTATAACGAATTGTTATCCTACCCTGTCGTTTATTGTCAGGACGGTGAAGAATTTTTCAACTTTGGACGTATCGCCACCACTGCCAACCGTATCATTCTGGACGAGGGAGCCGAACCTTTCATTATAGTAGGAGTTCAGGTTGACGTGTCAGTAAGAACTCAGGAATACGCCCCTTTCGGCGATCGGTTCAAGGCGTATACCTCATGCTTCGCTGAAGAGATTATTCCCTATGTAGAAGAGAAATATCCTGTGCGCCGCTCTCCGCAGGAACGTGTTCTTGCCGGCGACTCATTGGGTGGCAGCGTTTCGCTTCATCTTGCTCTACTCTATCCTGACCTGTTCACACGTGTCATCAGCATGTCCGGAGCGTTCTACTCCGCTTCCCAGGAAATCTACGCTGCAGCTGAAGACTTGTCCTGGTTGTCGATCTGGATGATTGTTGGTTTGCAGGAGACTGCCTTTGAAGCAGACACCGGCACGTATGACTTTGTTCAATTGAACCGGGATACCCGTGATTTGCTTGAAAAACGAGGTGCGCTTGTCTCCTATCAGGAGAAAGACGGGCATCACCAATGGGGATTCTGGCAGAACGAGCTGCCGGAAGCATTGCTTTACTTTTTTCAGGAAAATTAA
- a CDS encoding trimeric intracellular cation channel family protein, with translation MHIFEVFSIIGTIAFAMSGAFVAMEEEYDILGVLVLGLVTAFGGGVIRNVLIGVPVTMLWSQGMLIMLALISVAIAFVLPLKWIGHWKRTEALFDAIGLAAFAIQGALYAADMGHPISAVIVAAVMTGIGGGIIRDLLAGRKPLVLRDEIYAVWAITAGFAIGMGWFTTNAGLLICFAAVVFFRMCSVHYKWKLPRRSLVQTESVKPQTAPAPLNRTLSKGE, from the coding sequence TTGCACATTTTTGAAGTATTCAGCATTATAGGTACCATCGCATTTGCAATGTCCGGAGCTTTCGTGGCAATGGAAGAAGAGTATGATATTTTGGGCGTGCTGGTGCTGGGTCTGGTGACCGCATTCGGAGGGGGAGTCATTCGTAATGTTCTCATTGGTGTACCCGTAACGATGCTGTGGAGCCAGGGAATGCTGATTATGCTCGCTCTTATATCTGTCGCGATTGCGTTTGTACTTCCTCTTAAGTGGATTGGTCACTGGAAGCGGACTGAAGCGCTGTTCGATGCGATTGGACTTGCAGCATTTGCGATTCAAGGGGCGTTATACGCGGCCGATATGGGACATCCCATTAGTGCGGTTATTGTAGCCGCAGTAATGACCGGTATAGGCGGAGGGATCATTCGTGATCTGCTGGCAGGAAGAAAGCCGTTAGTACTGCGCGATGAAATTTATGCTGTTTGGGCTATAACAGCTGGTTTCGCCATAGGTATGGGATGGTTTACAACGAACGCTGGACTGTTAATATGCTTCGCCGCAGTTGTGTTCTTCCGGATGTGCTCTGTTCATTATAAATGGAAGCTGCCACGTCGTTCACTGGTACAAACGGAGAGTGTAAAACCTCAGACAGCACCAGCGCCACTTAACCGCACCTTGAGTAAGGGGGAATAA
- a CDS encoding low molecular weight protein-tyrosine-phosphatase: MINVLFVCLGNICRSPMAEAVLRHKVSERGLDQQISVDSAGTGDWHVGKPPHEGTRTLLDSYKISYANMAARQFASADFTHFDYIICMDDSNAANVRSVTGGADAEIIKMMDLLPDETLREVPDPYYTGNFEEVYRLVDAGCDVLLDRIEKEHSLI; encoded by the coding sequence ATGATTAACGTTTTGTTTGTATGTTTGGGCAATATATGCCGCTCGCCGATGGCTGAGGCTGTCCTCCGTCATAAAGTGAGTGAAAGAGGACTTGATCAGCAAATTTCAGTGGACTCCGCAGGTACAGGTGACTGGCATGTTGGCAAACCTCCGCATGAGGGGACTAGAACATTGCTGGATTCCTATAAAATTTCTTATGCCAATATGGCGGCAAGACAATTTGCGAGTGCGGACTTCACACATTTTGATTACATTATATGCATGGATGATTCCAACGCAGCTAACGTAAGAAGTGTAACAGGTGGTGCCGATGCGGAAATTATCAAGATGATGGATCTGCTGCCGGACGAGACGCTCCGTGAAGTACCTGATCCGTATTATACGGGGAATTTTGAAGAAGTGTACAGGCTGGTTGATGCAGGTTGTGACGTGTTGCTGGATCGGATTGAAAAGGAACATTCTTTGATATAA
- the lpdA gene encoding dihydrolipoyl dehydrogenase: protein MVVGDASLNIDTLVIGAGPGGYVAAIRAAQLGQSVLIVDKSELGGVCLNRGCIPSKALISAAHQYESALHGEAFGISAENVKVDFSKTQEFKNGVVKKMTGGVAGLLKGNKVEVFNGECMFINENEARVFNDHESPRYKFKNAIIATGSRPIELKPFPFGGRILSSTEALNLPEVPKSMIVIGGGYIGAELGQMYSKFGAKVTIIEGLDTVLPGFDKDMTSLVAKNMKKTGIEIVTGAKAESAEQTDKDVTVKYSVNGESKEVTADYLLVTVGRRPNTDGELGLDLIGVDVDERGFVKVDHQGRTSIPHIFAIGDIVSGLALAHKASYEGKVAAEAIAGQPSVVDYKCMPAVVFTDPECSSVGYTEKEAKEKGYKVKAGKFPYAGNGRAVSLNHAEGFVKIVADEESGLVLGCQIVGLEASNLIAELGLAIEMGATLEDLALTIHAHPTLGEIVMEAAELVMGHPIHIISR from the coding sequence ATGGTAGTAGGCGACGCTTCTCTCAATATCGACACATTAGTAATTGGTGCGGGTCCTGGTGGCTATGTAGCTGCCATCCGTGCTGCTCAACTGGGCCAAAGCGTATTGATCGTAGACAAATCCGAACTGGGTGGCGTTTGTTTGAACCGTGGATGTATTCCATCCAAAGCCCTGATCTCGGCTGCACACCAATATGAGTCTGCATTGCACGGCGAAGCTTTTGGTATCTCTGCTGAGAACGTAAAAGTGGACTTCAGCAAAACTCAAGAATTCAAAAACGGCGTTGTTAAGAAAATGACTGGCGGCGTAGCTGGTTTGCTCAAAGGCAACAAAGTTGAAGTTTTCAACGGTGAGTGCATGTTCATCAACGAAAACGAAGCCCGTGTATTCAATGATCACGAGTCTCCGCGTTACAAATTCAAAAATGCAATCATTGCAACAGGTTCCCGTCCAATCGAGCTGAAACCTTTCCCGTTTGGCGGACGCATTCTGTCTTCGACAGAAGCTCTGAACTTGCCTGAAGTTCCAAAAAGCATGATCGTTATCGGTGGCGGTTATATCGGTGCTGAGCTTGGTCAAATGTACTCCAAATTCGGTGCAAAAGTAACAATCATCGAAGGTTTGGATACGGTACTGCCAGGTTTCGATAAAGACATGACTAGCCTCGTAGCTAAAAACATGAAGAAAACAGGCATCGAAATCGTAACGGGTGCAAAAGCTGAAAGTGCTGAGCAAACGGATAAAGATGTAACTGTTAAATATTCTGTAAACGGTGAATCCAAAGAAGTAACTGCAGATTACCTGCTCGTTACTGTTGGACGTCGTCCTAACACAGACGGAGAGCTTGGTCTGGACCTGATTGGCGTAGACGTTGACGAGCGTGGATTCGTTAAAGTTGATCACCAAGGCCGCACTAGCATTCCTCACATCTTTGCAATCGGTGATATCGTATCCGGTCTGGCACTTGCCCACAAAGCTTCTTATGAAGGTAAAGTGGCTGCTGAAGCGATCGCAGGACAACCATCTGTAGTTGACTACAAATGTATGCCGGCAGTTGTGTTCACAGATCCTGAGTGCTCCAGCGTAGGTTACACTGAGAAAGAAGCTAAAGAAAAAGGCTACAAAGTAAAAGCTGGCAAATTCCCTTATGCGGGTAATGGCCGTGCTGTATCTTTGAACCACGCTGAAGGCTTCGTGAAAATCGTTGCTGACGAAGAAAGCGGCCTCGTGTTGGGTTGCCAAATCGTAGGTCTGGAAGCTTCCAACCTGATTGCTGAGCTTGGTCTCGCAATCGAAATGGGTGCTACTCTGGAAGATTTGGCGCTGACTATTCACGCTCACCCAACTTTGGGCGAAATCGTGATGGAAGCTGCGGAACTGGTTATGGGTCACCCGATCCACATCATTTCCCGCTAA
- a CDS encoding alpha-ketoacid dehydrogenase subunit beta encodes MAQMNMKEAIRDALRVELKRDPNVLLFGEDVGNVGGVFRVTEGLQKEFGEERVFDTPLAESAIGGLAVGLGVQGFRPVAEIQFVGFIFEALDQMVVQAARMRFRSGGKYNSPIVFRTPFGGGVKAAELHTDSLEGLLTQTPGIKVVVPSNPYDAKGLMIASIRDNDPVFFMEHLNLYHAFRAEVPEEDYTVELGKANVVREGSDVTIITYGMMVHTSVKAAEELEKQGIKVEVIDLRTVSPIDIDTIVASIKKTNRAIVVQEAQKSAGVAAEVIAQINEKAILHLEAPVLRVAGPDTVYPFAQIEDTWLPNPARIVAAVNKVVNF; translated from the coding sequence ATGGCACAAATGAACATGAAAGAAGCAATCCGTGATGCGCTTCGCGTTGAGTTGAAACGTGATCCTAACGTTCTGCTTTTCGGTGAAGACGTAGGTAATGTAGGCGGCGTTTTCCGTGTAACGGAAGGTCTGCAAAAAGAGTTTGGCGAAGAGCGTGTATTTGATACTCCACTCGCTGAGTCCGCTATTGGCGGTCTGGCTGTAGGTTTGGGTGTTCAAGGCTTCCGTCCGGTTGCCGAGATCCAATTCGTTGGTTTTATCTTCGAAGCCCTTGACCAAATGGTAGTTCAAGCAGCTCGTATGCGTTTCCGCTCCGGCGGTAAATACAATTCTCCAATCGTATTCCGTACACCATTCGGTGGCGGTGTAAAAGCGGCAGAATTGCATACAGATTCCCTTGAAGGTTTGCTTACACAAACTCCGGGGATCAAAGTGGTAGTTCCTTCTAACCCTTACGATGCAAAAGGTCTGATGATCGCTTCTATTCGCGACAACGACCCTGTATTCTTCATGGAGCACTTGAACTTGTACCATGCATTCCGTGCAGAAGTACCTGAAGAAGATTACACTGTTGAGCTGGGCAAAGCGAACGTTGTTCGTGAAGGTTCTGATGTAACGATCATTACTTACGGTATGATGGTTCACACTTCTGTGAAAGCAGCAGAAGAGCTCGAAAAACAAGGAATCAAAGTTGAAGTTATCGACCTTCGTACGGTTAGCCCGATCGACATCGATACGATCGTTGCTTCCATTAAGAAAACAAATCGTGCAATTGTTGTACAGGAAGCTCAAAAGAGCGCAGGTGTTGCAGCTGAAGTCATTGCCCAAATCAATGAAAAAGCAATCCTGCACTTGGAAGCACCGGTTCTGCGTGTAGCTGGTCCGGATACTGTATATCCATTTGCACAAATTGAAGATACATGGCTTCCTAACCCAGCGCGTATCGTTGCTGCGGTTAACAAAGTCGTAAATTTCTAA
- the pdhA gene encoding pyruvate dehydrogenase (acetyl-transferring) E1 component subunit alpha gives MSKVPYEVYTEDVEALSVLSPDGEIVNKDMMPKLSDDQLKEIMYRMVFTRTWDDRAVNLGRQGRLGFYAPVSGQEATMVGSEFAIEKEDFVCPGYRDIPQLVWHGLPLYQAFLYSRGHQHGGQIPDGVNVLMPQIIIGAQILHAMGIAMGYKLKKQKQVVITYTGDGGSSEGDFYEGLNYAGVYKLPVIFFVQNNGYAITTPFAKQTAALSIAHKAVAAGIKGVKVDGMDIFAVIKAVQEAAERGRNGEGATLIEAVTYRFRPHSLSDDASKYRTKEEEAEWSVKDPIARFAKYLEKKGLWTEEDTARVKEEAKAKVNEEIKKAEKTEKMTISGLIDSMFEQTPKHLEEQKADFQ, from the coding sequence ATGAGCAAGGTTCCTTATGAAGTATATACGGAGGATGTAGAAGCTCTGTCCGTGCTGTCTCCTGACGGCGAAATCGTTAACAAAGACATGATGCCTAAACTTTCCGACGATCAATTAAAAGAAATTATGTACCGCATGGTATTTACCCGTACTTGGGATGACCGTGCAGTAAACCTGGGCCGTCAAGGTCGTCTTGGTTTCTATGCTCCAGTATCTGGTCAAGAAGCTACAATGGTTGGTAGTGAATTTGCAATTGAAAAAGAAGACTTTGTATGTCCTGGCTATCGCGACATTCCGCAACTCGTGTGGCATGGACTTCCTCTTTATCAAGCGTTCCTGTACTCCCGTGGACACCAACATGGTGGACAAATCCCGGATGGCGTTAATGTGTTGATGCCGCAAATCATCATTGGTGCACAAATCCTGCACGCAATGGGTATTGCTATGGGTTACAAATTGAAGAAACAAAAACAAGTTGTAATTACGTACACAGGTGATGGTGGTTCTTCAGAAGGTGACTTCTACGAAGGTCTGAACTACGCTGGTGTTTACAAATTGCCTGTTATTTTCTTCGTACAAAACAATGGTTATGCCATCACAACTCCTTTTGCAAAACAAACGGCAGCTCTGTCCATCGCTCACAAAGCGGTAGCAGCGGGTATCAAAGGTGTTAAAGTTGACGGTATGGACATCTTCGCAGTTATCAAAGCGGTTCAGGAAGCTGCTGAACGTGGTCGTAACGGCGAAGGCGCAACTCTGATCGAAGCAGTAACTTACCGTTTCCGTCCTCACTCCCTTTCTGACGATGCTTCCAAGTATCGTACGAAAGAAGAAGAGGCTGAGTGGAGCGTAAAAGATCCAATCGCGCGTTTTGCTAAATATCTGGAGAAAAAAGGTCTGTGGACTGAAGAAGATACAGCACGTGTGAAAGAAGAAGCAAAAGCAAAAGTGAACGAAGAGATCAAAAAAGCGGAAAAAACCGAGAAAATGACGATTTCAGGCTTGATCGACAGCATGTTCGAACAAACGCCTAAGCACTTGGAAGAGCAAAAAGCTGATTTCCAATAA